In the Methanococcus maripaludis genome, one interval contains:
- the mcrD gene encoding methyl-coenzyme M reductase operon protein D — protein sequence MIELEVFPHRYLKAETTEKFLNSAYSLSTVQRVVIHGESLPKKVGYGPAKGSPVNHSEKKEITVRGVPVELMLQVGRLWVLLDDESEIEKIDEICKDLFPFGYRLTKGKFLRDTPTVTDFIKYGESAVNDIDKRLLSATDPRSKFDSTVALIPKSETNE from the coding sequence ATGATTGAATTAGAAGTCTTCCCACATAGGTACTTAAAAGCGGAAACTACCGAAAAATTCCTGAACAGCGCTTATTCATTGAGCACAGTTCAAAGAGTAGTTATACATGGAGAATCACTCCCTAAAAAAGTTGGATACGGTCCAGCTAAGGGAAGTCCCGTAAATCACTCTGAAAAAAAGGAAATTACTGTTAGAGGCGTTCCTGTAGAGCTCATGCTTCAAGTTGGAAGGTTATGGGTTTTACTGGATGATGAAAGCGAAATTGAAAAAATCGACGAAATCTGTAAGGATCTTTTCCCATTTGGATACCGGTTAACAAAGGGTAAATTCTTAAGGGATACCCCTACGGTAACGGATTTCATAAAATACGGAGAATCTGCTGTTAATGATATTGACAAAAGATTATTGAGTGCAACCGATCCTAGAAGCAAGTTCGATTCTACTGTTGCCTTGATCCCAAAAAGCGAAACAAACGAATAA
- the mcrC gene encoding methyl-coenzyme M reductase I operon protein C, translated as MPVGRKEQIVDCRAVMGLGEGGGLAQRGTFAEGLRNDVVVVAMSPGRRHITKPVCEITYGIREAGIQTSVLVLDAGAGIPSDAPQGSLGSTFGLKPEEAKQVNRHKLCVIHFGNVKSHIIYKARLFLKYVDIPTIIVCQAPVDMEDFAAIGIKTRNVMPLEPKTEGTIVEIIAGVIRGESAPQKKIDEIIESIKKHLG; from the coding sequence ATGCCAGTAGGTAGAAAAGAACAAATCGTTGATTGTAGAGCAGTTATGGGTCTTGGAGAAGGTGGAGGACTTGCCCAAAGGGGAACATTTGCAGAAGGGCTACGTAATGACGTGGTCGTTGTTGCAATGTCTCCGGGACGAAGGCATATCACAAAACCCGTATGCGAAATTACCTATGGAATAAGGGAAGCGGGAATTCAAACCAGCGTTCTCGTATTAGATGCAGGAGCGGGAATTCCGTCAGACGCTCCACAAGGGAGTTTAGGTTCCACATTTGGACTTAAACCCGAGGAAGCTAAACAAGTTAATAGACATAAATTATGTGTAATACATTTCGGAAATGTTAAGAGCCATATAATCTACAAAGCTAGATTGTTCTTAAAATACGTGGATATTCCTACAATAATTGTTTGCCAAGCTCCAGTAGACATGGAAGATTTTGCAGCAATCGGAATAAAAACGAGAAACGTGATGCCTTTAGAACCTAAAACTGAAGGTACGATCGTGGAAATCATTGCCGGAGTAATTAGAGGAGAATCAGCTCCTCAGAAAAAAATTGATGAAATCATTGAAAGCATAAAAAAACATTTAGGTTAA
- the mcrG gene encoding coenzyme-B sulfoethylthiotransferase subunit gamma encodes MAYTPQFYPGATKVAENRRNHLNPNHELEKLREIPDEDVVKIMGHRQPGEDYKTVHPPLEEMDFIEDYARDLVEPLNGAKEGHRVRYIQFADSMYFAPAQPYDRSRSYMSRLRGVDAGTLSGRQVVECRESDLEEFSKNLLMDTELFDPATSGVRGATVHGHSLRLDENGMMFDALQRCVFDEKTGHVMYVKDQVGKPLDAPVDVGEPIPEAKLREMTTIYRKDGIAMRADPEVIDVVKRIHRARTLGGYIPTNEIFKGL; translated from the coding sequence ATGGCATATACGCCTCAGTTCTACCCTGGTGCAACAAAAGTTGCTGAAAACAGAAGAAATCACTTAAATCCAAACCACGAATTGGAAAAATTAAGAGAAATCCCAGATGAAGATGTTGTAAAAATCATGGGACACAGACAGCCTGGTGAAGACTACAAAACAGTTCACCCGCCACTCGAAGAAATGGACTTCATTGAAGACTATGCAAGAGACTTAGTAGAACCATTAAACGGTGCTAAAGAAGGACATAGAGTTAGATACATCCAGTTTGCTGACTCCATGTACTTTGCTCCTGCTCAACCATACGACAGATCAAGATCATACATGTCAAGATTAAGAGGAGTAGATGCAGGTACACTCTCAGGAAGACAAGTTGTTGAATGTAGAGAAAGTGACCTCGAAGAATTCTCCAAAAACTTACTCATGGATACAGAACTCTTTGACCCTGCAACATCAGGTGTTAGAGGTGCAACTGTACACGGACACTCATTAAGATTGGACGAAAACGGTATGATGTTTGATGCACTTCAAAGATGTGTATTTGACGAAAAAACCGGACACGTTATGTACGTAAAGGATCAGGTAGGAAAACCACTCGACGCACCTGTTGACGTTGGAGAACCAATCCCTGAAGCAAAATTAAGAGAAATGACAACCATCTACAGAAAAGATGGTATTGCAATGAGAGCAGATCCTGAAGTTATTGACGTTGTAAAAAGAATTCACAGAGCAAGAACACTCGGTGGATACATCCCTACAAACGAAATATTCAAAGGATTATAA
- the mcrA gene encoding coenzyme-B sulfoethylthiotransferase subunit alpha has product MEAEKRLFLKALKEKFEEDPKEKYTKFYTYGGWEQSARKREFVEANEKILAEKRQGVPLYNPDIGVPLGQRKLMPYKLSNTDDYCEGDDLHFMNNAAIQQLWDDIRRTVVVGMDTAHSVLEKRLGVEVTPETINEYMHTINHALAGGAVVQEHMVEVHPSLAWDCYARIFTGDDELADELDSRFLIDINKLFPEEQAETLKAAIGKKTYQVSRVPSLVGRVCDGGTISRWSAMQIGMSFITAYKLCAGEAATADFSYASKHADVIQMGNALPGRRARGPNEPGGIQFGILSDVVQTTRVSDDPVEQSLEVVATGAALYDQIWLGAYMSGGVGFTQYATASYTDDILDDFSYYGLDYVEKKYGRMGTKATMDVVEDIAGEVTLYALEQYDEYPALLEDHFGGSQRAAVAAAASGISVCMATGNSNAGVNGWYLSQLLHKEYHSRLGFYGYDLQDQCGASNSLAIRNDEAAPLELRGPNYPNYAMNVGHQGEYAGIAQSAHSARGDAFAMNPLIKVAFADPMLVFDFSKPRKEFARGALREFEAAGERDIILPAK; this is encoded by the coding sequence ATGGAAGCTGAAAAAAGATTATTCTTGAAAGCATTAAAGGAAAAATTCGAAGAAGACCCAAAAGAAAAATACACAAAATTCTATACCTACGGCGGTTGGGAACAATCCGCTAGGAAAAGAGAATTCGTTGAAGCTAATGAAAAAATATTAGCTGAAAAAAGACAGGGTGTTCCACTCTACAACCCTGACATTGGTGTTCCTCTCGGACAAAGAAAATTAATGCCTTACAAATTGTCAAACACTGACGACTACTGTGAAGGTGACGACTTACACTTCATGAACAACGCTGCTATCCAACAGTTATGGGACGATATCAGAAGAACTGTTGTTGTAGGTATGGACACTGCTCACTCAGTTTTAGAAAAAAGATTGGGTGTAGAAGTAACACCTGAAACAATCAATGAATACATGCACACAATCAACCACGCTCTTGCAGGTGGTGCGGTTGTTCAAGAACACATGGTTGAAGTTCACCCTTCCCTCGCATGGGATTGTTATGCTAGAATCTTCACCGGTGACGATGAATTAGCTGATGAATTAGACAGCAGATTCTTAATTGACATTAACAAATTGTTCCCTGAAGAACAAGCTGAAACTTTAAAAGCTGCAATCGGTAAAAAAACATACCAAGTATCAAGAGTTCCATCACTCGTAGGTAGAGTATGTGACGGTGGTACAATCTCAAGATGGTCTGCAATGCAGATTGGAATGTCATTCATTACCGCATACAAACTTTGTGCAGGGGAAGCTGCGACAGCTGACTTCTCATACGCTTCAAAACACGCTGACGTAATTCAGATGGGTAACGCTTTACCAGGAAGAAGAGCAAGAGGACCAAACGAACCAGGAGGAATCCAGTTCGGTATCCTTTCAGACGTTGTACAAACAACAAGAGTTTCAGACGACCCAGTTGAACAATCATTAGAAGTAGTAGCAACTGGTGCTGCGTTATACGACCAAATCTGGCTCGGTGCATACATGTCTGGTGGTGTAGGATTCACACAATACGCTACCGCATCATACACCGATGATATCTTAGATGACTTCTCATACTACGGATTAGATTACGTAGAGAAAAAATACGGTAGAATGGGAACAAAAGCTACAATGGACGTAGTAGAAGACATTGCTGGTGAAGTTACACTCTACGCATTAGAACAGTATGACGAATACCCAGCATTATTAGAAGACCACTTCGGTGGATCACAAAGAGCTGCGGTTGCGGCTGCTGCATCAGGTATCAGCGTATGTATGGCAACAGGTAACTCAAACGCTGGTGTAAACGGCTGGTACTTATCACAGTTATTACACAAAGAATACCACAGCAGACTTGGATTCTACGGTTACGACTTGCAGGACCAGTGTGGTGCTTCAAACTCACTCGCAATCAGAAACGACGAAGCTGCACCTCTTGAATTAAGAGGACCTAACTACCCTAACTACGCAATGAACGTAGGTCACCAGGGAGAATACGCAGGTATTGCACAATCTGCTCACTCCGCAAGAGGAGACGCATTTGCAATGAACCCATTAATCAAAGTTGCATTTGCTGACCCAATGCTCGTATTCGACTTCTCCAAACCTAGAAAAGAGTTTGCTAGAGGAGCATTAAGAGAATTCGAAGCTGCAGGAGAAAGAGACATTATCTTACCAGCTAAATAA
- the mtrE gene encoding tetrahydromethanopterin S-methyltransferase subunit E has protein sequence MDPTLISLGALALAGAAATVSGCAEDLESDVGSQSNPNSQVQLGPQMGNIHRYFNKAISGEPVSYGLYVAVAGTIAWALINAGLNAVLAIIVGSGVAAIVHGAYSVSAFLGRIVGQSKKFGQPVYMDVLTSHIGPIVGHGFIAVFTMTLAAYLATTALGNPFPLPLVALIFGITVGAIGSSTGDVHYGAEREYQKYPFGGGIPVANQGDIDIYAEYGVRNGLDSSYFCSRFGGPLTGLCFGLIIFLDGWRSILGNIVGGDLVTKTSIALLVGLLVVAVAAVINRKLEVYARNKYGPYRN, from the coding sequence ATGGATCCAACATTGATTTCTCTGGGGGCATTGGCCCTAGCTGGAGCAGCTGCAACTGTTTCCGGTTGTGCTGAAGACTTGGAATCCGATGTCGGTTCACAGTCTAACCCTAACTCTCAGGTTCAATTAGGTCCGCAAATGGGCAATATTCACAGATACTTCAACAAAGCTATATCTGGGGAACCAGTATCATATGGTTTGTATGTTGCAGTTGCAGGTACTATTGCTTGGGCGCTAATTAACGCAGGATTAAATGCTGTTTTAGCAATAATCGTAGGTTCAGGTGTTGCTGCAATCGTACATGGTGCTTATTCAGTTAGTGCATTCCTTGGAAGGATTGTAGGTCAGTCCAAAAAGTTCGGACAACCTGTTTACATGGATGTTCTTACATCACACATAGGTCCAATCGTAGGACACGGATTTATAGCTGTTTTCACAATGACTCTTGCTGCATATTTAGCAACAACAGCGTTAGGAAACCCATTCCCATTACCATTGGTTGCATTGATCTTCGGTATTACTGTAGGTGCTATCGGTTCATCAACTGGTGACGTTCACTACGGTGCTGAAAGAGAATACCAAAAATACCCATTCGGTGGCGGTATCCCTGTTGCTAACCAAGGTGACATTGATATTTACGCAGAATACGGTGTAAGAAACGGATTAGATTCTTCATATTTCTGTTCAAGATTTGGTGGTCCACTTACAGGATTATGCTTTGGTTTAATTATCTTCCTCGATGGATGGAGAAGCATTCTCGGTAACATCGTCGGTGGAGACTTAGTAACAAAAACATCAATCGCACTTTTAGTAGGTCTCTTAGTAGTGGCCGTTGCAGCAGTTATCAACAGGAAACTCGAGGTATATGCTAGAAACAAATACGGACCATACAGAAATTAA
- the mtrD gene encoding tetrahydromethanopterin S-methyltransferase subunit D, whose protein sequence is MDATSFILPLAEITIAGAIINASVHFVPVGGAPAAMATSTGVGTGTTQLAAGAGFTGLLAAATMASQAGVSLANPVHMLLIMLSGAVGAMIMLGLTMLIGQIIYVYGIGIVPAADKCEKDPITGDIQKPYITPGTTGHGIPTVCFVSGSIGAALGGLGGALAYIALQQLGFAAAIAGVLAVGFFFMNAVLASYNIGGTIEGFHDPKFKKMPNGVIASFVSSLIAGAVLIGMAMGL, encoded by the coding sequence ATGGATGCTACAAGCTTTATATTACCTCTTGCGGAAATAACCATTGCAGGAGCGATTATCAACGCAAGCGTTCACTTCGTTCCAGTAGGTGGTGCTCCAGCAGCGATGGCTACTTCAACAGGGGTAGGTACAGGTACAACACAGTTAGCAGCAGGTGCAGGTTTTACCGGTCTCTTGGCTGCAGCTACAATGGCTTCACAAGCGGGAGTTTCATTGGCTAACCCAGTTCACATGTTATTAATCATGTTATCTGGTGCTGTCGGTGCAATGATCATGTTAGGCCTTACAATGTTAATCGGTCAAATTATCTATGTATACGGTATTGGTATCGTCCCTGCAGCAGATAAGTGTGAAAAAGACCCTATTACGGGAGATATTCAAAAACCATACATCACACCAGGTACAACAGGACACGGTATTCCAACCGTTTGTTTTGTAAGTGGTTCAATTGGTGCAGCGCTCGGTGGTCTCGGTGGTGCTCTTGCATACATCGCACTCCAACAGTTAGGATTTGCTGCAGCTATTGCCGGTGTTTTGGCAGTTGGTTTCTTCTTCATGAACGCGGTTTTAGCTTCATACAACATTGGTGGTACAATCGAAGGATTCCACGACCCTAAATTTAAGAAAATGCCAAACGGAGTTATTGCTTCATTTGTTTCTTCATTAATCGCAGGTGCAGTATTAATTGGAATGGCTATGGGACTTTAA
- the mtrC gene encoding tetrahydromethanopterin S-methyltransferase subunit MtrC: MSHGGGGHAAELFPEDQVLAIGAVLSLIGIYVAQLFPSVSMLLGGLLAVGACVAGANTTRRVAAYGLGTGVPSIGMVSLGMGTISALAGVLIPAAFGIPVLVTPILTAVIAVAVGFIVGKLTQNPVGMKVPIIVSSMTKLSLMGALAILGFCSAFAGGFSADIIINGAISNGVIALAFIAAGMAILHPFNACIGPDESHKRTMTLAVACGLIAWLVFSIAKLDIVSTAVAAIFWLYTFGTFVKISLADACEVKYVPELPKKE, from the coding sequence ATGTCACATGGTGGCGGAGGACACGCAGCAGAACTATTCCCTGAAGATCAGGTTTTAGCAATCGGCGCTGTATTATCACTCATAGGAATATACGTGGCACAATTGTTCCCTTCAGTATCTATGCTCCTTGGTGGGTTATTGGCTGTGGGCGCTTGTGTTGCAGGTGCTAACACTACAAGAAGAGTAGCTGCATACGGTTTAGGTACAGGTGTTCCATCAATTGGAATGGTAAGTTTAGGTATGGGTACAATTTCAGCATTAGCAGGTGTTTTGATACCTGCAGCATTTGGAATCCCAGTACTTGTTACACCAATCCTTACTGCAGTAATCGCAGTAGCTGTTGGATTCATCGTGGGTAAGTTAACACAAAACCCAGTAGGAATGAAAGTACCAATTATTGTTTCAAGTATGACTAAACTCTCATTAATGGGTGCTTTAGCAATTTTAGGATTCTGTTCTGCATTTGCAGGCGGATTTTCAGCTGATATAATTATTAACGGTGCAATTAGCAATGGAGTTATTGCATTGGCATTTATTGCAGCAGGTATGGCAATTTTGCACCCATTCAACGCATGTATTGGTCCAGATGAAAGCCACAAGAGAACAATGACTCTTGCAGTTGCATGTGGATTAATTGCATGGTTGGTATTCTCAATTGCAAAATTAGACATAGTTTCAACAGCAGTAGCTGCAATCTTCTGGTTATACACTTTCGGAACATTCGTAAAAATATCACTTGCTGATGCTTGCGAAGTTAAATACGTACCAGAATTGCCTAAGAAAGAGTAA
- a CDS encoding tetrahydromethanopterin S-methyltransferase subunit B, producing the protein MDIVKVCPELHIVMDVDSGLIAEMRKDILVVDLHPVEDEINKLAQYAKALENSLDPRNSPMKAYNGREGTYKLAGMFQGMFFGFWVTMAILVLVTILAVKMNLSLIGL; encoded by the coding sequence ATGGATATCGTCAAAGTATGTCCTGAACTTCATATTGTAATGGACGTAGACTCAGGTTTAATAGCCGAAATGAGAAAAGACATTCTCGTTGTAGATTTACACCCTGTTGAAGACGAAATAAACAAATTAGCACAATATGCAAAAGCATTGGAAAATTCGCTTGATCCAAGAAACTCACCTATGAAAGCATACAATGGAAGAGAAGGAACTTACAAACTTGCAGGTATGTTCCAAGGAATGTTCTTTGGTTTCTGGGTAACGATGGCAATTCTCGTGCTTGTAACTATATTGGCTGTTAAAATGAATTTAAGCCTAATAGGGTTGTAA
- the mtrA gene encoding tetrahydromethanopterin S-methyltransferase subunit A, producing the protein MANKKSPAATWPVANGEYVLGNPESCVGVITLGSHGLDQAAVDAGAALSGPCHTENLGIEKVVANYISNPNIRFMIIAGSEVQGHITGQCIKALYENGIGDDGGIIGAKGAIPFMENIGKEPVERLQRQIIDCIDLIDVEDTAKIAAAIKNCTSQDPDAIDEEPMVVDLEGGEAVANTESTSMKPTSPEMALLEARMKIVSEKMNEAAMIAKFNSGYYNGKIQGIAIGLFLSILVFSLL; encoded by the coding sequence ATGGCAAATAAAAAATCCCCGGCAGCAACATGGCCTGTTGCTAACGGTGAATATGTACTGGGTAACCCTGAAAGCTGTGTTGGAGTTATTACGCTCGGTTCACACGGTTTGGACCAGGCTGCAGTTGACGCGGGTGCAGCTCTTTCAGGACCATGCCACACAGAAAACTTGGGAATTGAAAAAGTTGTTGCAAACTACATTTCAAATCCGAACATCAGATTTATGATAATTGCTGGATCAGAAGTTCAAGGACACATTACTGGACAATGTATCAAAGCATTATATGAAAATGGAATTGGTGACGATGGAGGTATCATCGGCGCTAAAGGAGCTATTCCTTTCATGGAAAATATAGGAAAAGAACCTGTAGAAAGACTTCAAAGACAGATTATCGATTGTATCGATTTAATCGATGTTGAAGACACTGCAAAAATTGCAGCTGCAATTAAAAATTGCACTTCACAGGACCCTGATGCAATTGATGAAGAACCAATGGTTGTTGATTTAGAAGGTGGCGAAGCTGTTGCCAATACCGAATCAACTTCAATGAAACCAACTTCACCAGAAATGGCGTTATTGGAAGCTAGAATGAAAATCGTCTCTGAAAAAATGAATGAAGCTGCAATGATTGCTAAATTCAATTCAGGATACTACAATGGAAAAATCCAAGGTATTGCAATAGGCTTGTTCCTTTCAATATTAGTATTCTCATTACTCTAA
- the mtrA gene encoding tetrahydromethanopterin S-methyltransferase subunit A gives MADKKAPAAGWPVATGEYVVGNPESCVAVITLGSHGLDQAAIDAGAAISGPCHTENLGIEKVVVNYISNPNIRFMIVAGSEVQGHITGQCIVALYENGIGDDGGIIGAKGAIPFMENVGKEPVGRLQSQIVELINLIDTEDTGKISAAVKSCISKDPGAFDAEPMIIELDGGGAAASEDEGGLVIEGIPTVAEPDIESIKALNEALDYKVGLMTRDIGLASGVQTETITGLMYGSVFAIALVAIPIALKFLMG, from the coding sequence ATGGCAGATAAAAAAGCCCCAGCGGCAGGATGGCCTGTTGCTACCGGTGAATATGTGGTCGGTAACCCTGAAAGCTGTGTTGCAGTTATTACGCTCGGTTCACACGGTTTGGACCAGGCTGCAATTGATGCAGGTGCAGCTATTTCAGGACCATGCCACACAGAAAACTTGGGAATTGAAAAAGTTGTTGTAAACTACATTTCAAACCCGAACATCAGATTTATGATAGTTGCTGGATCAGAAGTTCAAGGACACATTACTGGACAATGTATCGTAGCATTATATGAAAATGGAATTGGTGACGATGGAGGTATCATCGGCGCTAAAGGAGCTATTCCTTTCATGGAAAACGTAGGAAAAGAACCAGTTGGAAGACTTCAATCACAAATTGTTGAATTAATCAATTTAATTGATACAGAAGACACTGGAAAAATTTCAGCTGCGGTTAAAAGCTGTATCTCAAAAGATCCAGGAGCATTTGACGCAGAACCAATGATTATTGAATTAGACGGTGGAGGAGCTGCTGCTAGTGAAGATGAAGGAGGCCTCGTAATTGAAGGTATCCCTACTGTAGCAGAACCAGACATTGAATCAATAAAAGCATTAAACGAAGCATTGGATTACAAAGTAGGATTGATGACAAGAGACATTGGATTAGCTTCCGGTGTTCAAACTGAAACCATTACAGGATTAATGTATGGTTCAGTATTTGCTATCGCATTAGTTGCAATCCCAATAGCTTTAAAATTCTTGATGGGGTGA
- the mtrG gene encoding tetrahydromethanopterin S-methyltransferase subunit MtrG — protein sequence MSEIPTVVTPTKDYKRLQAKLDEIENTVENTNAEIIQRTGKKAGRDVGIAYGLAIGFIFVYVLGTVLPLFDLIK from the coding sequence ATGTCTGAAATTCCAACAGTAGTCACACCAACAAAAGACTACAAAAGACTTCAAGCAAAACTCGATGAAATCGAAAACACCGTTGAAAATACCAACGCTGAAATAATCCAGAGAACCGGTAAAAAGGCAGGTAGAGACGTAGGTATTGCATACGGACTCGCAATAGGATTTATATTCGTATATGTTCTCGGAACCGTTTTACCATTATTTGACTTAATAAAATGA
- the mtrH gene encoding tetrahydromethanopterin S-methyltransferase subunit H — MFRFDKEQMIIEFAGAKFGGQPGECPTALSGTIFYARHKIVEDAKKGIFDKKAAEALINKQAEMQDITGNSAFVQVFGGTEEALVNYIDFVSEVWEGPMLLDSTSGKARMAAANRATEAGYANQCIYNSINVAAEDEEIENLTNSDVEASIVLCFDPMDPSVGGKLNVLNDGGKTKDIGMLELAEKAGIKYPLIDVAVTPMGNGAGHAVRAAFAVKAKLGLPVGSGIHNVPSAWDWLREFRKGLREEGKDQLSKDVHHVCDIGANIVQTMTSGDFVLYGPIDNSELAFPAVAMTDMIIAETAKEMGTVPVAEHPLNKLI; from the coding sequence ATGTTTAGATTTGACAAAGAACAGATGATTATTGAGTTCGCTGGTGCAAAATTCGGTGGACAGCCAGGAGAATGTCCAACAGCATTATCCGGTACAATTTTCTACGCAAGACACAAAATTGTAGAAGACGCTAAAAAAGGTATCTTTGATAAGAAAGCTGCTGAAGCTTTAATCAACAAACAAGCTGAAATGCAAGACATTACAGGAAACTCCGCATTCGTGCAAGTTTTCGGCGGTACTGAAGAAGCGTTAGTTAACTACATTGATTTCGTTTCCGAAGTATGGGAAGGTCCAATGTTACTTGACTCAACATCCGGTAAAGCAAGAATGGCTGCTGCAAACAGAGCTACAGAAGCAGGATACGCAAATCAGTGTATCTACAACTCAATTAACGTTGCTGCAGAAGATGAAGAAATTGAAAACTTAACAAACAGTGATGTTGAAGCTTCAATCGTTTTATGTTTCGACCCAATGGACCCATCCGTTGGAGGTAAATTAAACGTATTAAACGATGGTGGTAAAACAAAAGACATCGGTATGTTAGAACTTGCAGAAAAAGCAGGTATCAAATACCCACTCATCGACGTTGCAGTAACCCCAATGGGTAACGGTGCAGGTCACGCTGTTAGAGCTGCTTTTGCAGTTAAAGCAAAACTCGGTTTACCAGTAGGTAGCGGTATTCACAACGTACCTTCAGCATGGGACTGGCTTAGAGAATTCAGAAAAGGATTAAGAGAAGAAGGAAAAGACCAGTTATCAAAAGACGTACACCACGTATGCGATATCGGTGCAAACATTGTACAAACAATGACTTCAGGAGATTTCGTTTTATACGGTCCAATCGATAACTCTGAACTCGCATTCCCTGCAGTTGCAATGACAGATATGATCATCGCAGAAACCGCAAAAGAAATGGGAACAGTACCCGTTGCAGAACACCCATTAAACAAATTAATTTAA
- a CDS encoding DUF2096 family protein, with protein MMKDAKGIDKQWVILNELASKVSKVKPLPEDVYSKLRMANSIITYYLLDEHANFEVLRDAEKEISKIQVILFGLSDPDTSKEYLIKMGQALRNEIDLEFPLKQNTFNTEVKRKKSSETIRVTMPVEVHIEVLGELSECNGVIFELSHEDNQKVLIEGVKEKITAALKEFSVIWKFTDN; from the coding sequence ATGATGAAGGATGCCAAGGGGATTGATAAACAGTGGGTAATCTTGAATGAACTGGCATCAAAAGTTTCTAAAGTAAAGCCACTTCCTGAAGACGTTTACTCAAAACTCAGGATGGCAAATAGTATAATTACCTATTATTTACTTGACGAACACGCAAATTTTGAAGTTTTAAGGGATGCCGAAAAAGAAATCTCTAAAATACAGGTAATTTTGTTTGGACTTTCAGATCCAGATACTTCAAAAGAATATTTGATCAAAATGGGTCAGGCATTGAGAAATGAGATTGATCTTGAATTTCCATTGAAACAGAATACTTTTAATACAGAAGTTAAACGAAAGAAAAGTTCTGAAACAATAAGGGTAACTATGCCGGTAGAAGTTCATATAGAAGTTCTTGGAGAACTTAGCGAGTGCAACGGCGTAATATTTGAATTAAGTCATGAAGATAACCAAAAAGTTCTTATTGAAGGCGTAAAAGAGAAAATAACTGCTGCATTGAAAGAATTTTCTGTAATATGGAAATTTACTGATAATTAA
- a CDS encoding DUF749 domain-containing protein, with the protein MVKFTAKLISIITVEEALKSEVSGSVRVRASYDNRELDPTQNVAILNIEGTTSYQAYFVDPDTDIEKIKADVERYGAVLNHNSEEIIKKYVERMNDEGCQGD; encoded by the coding sequence TTGGTAAAATTCACTGCAAAATTGATATCGATCATAACTGTGGAAGAAGCTTTGAAATCTGAAGTTTCTGGAAGTGTTCGTGTCAGGGCGTCTTATGATAACAGGGAACTTGATCCCACTCAAAATGTGGCAATACTTAATATTGAAGGAACTACCAGCTATCAGGCTTATTTTGTAGATCCAGATACGGATATTGAAAAAATAAAGGCAGACGTGGAAAGATACGGTGCAGTATTGAACCACAATTCAGAAGAAATAATTAAAAAATATGTCGAGAGGATGAATGATGAAGGATGCCAAGGGGATTGA